From Zavarzinella sp., one genomic window encodes:
- a CDS encoding SDR family NAD(P)-dependent oxidoreductase, which produces MHASIEKLFDLSGRVALVTGGNKGLGREMALGLARVGADLLIASRNVAELQSAAKEIAADTGRRVEWVQTDVSDRSQIAALGKEVVTRMGRVDILINNAGMNQPQAIDEITDDVWDRIVEVNLSSIMALTRAVVPDMCSRKWGRVVHISSIMGIISKDRRNAYSATKRALIGLAQASALDLGAHNVTVNCIAPGPFLTDMPMSLLSDVEKQQFAAMTALNRWGQPSELVGPALFLCSEAASYVTGEVLVVDGGYTIR; this is translated from the coding sequence ATGCACGCAAGTATTGAAAAACTGTTCGATTTAAGTGGTCGGGTGGCACTTGTGACAGGTGGCAACAAAGGCCTCGGGCGGGAAATGGCTCTTGGGCTCGCACGAGTGGGTGCCGATCTGTTGATTGCCAGCAGAAATGTGGCTGAGTTGCAATCCGCTGCCAAAGAAATTGCAGCTGATACTGGTCGTCGTGTCGAATGGGTGCAGACCGATGTCAGTGATCGCTCTCAGATTGCCGCACTTGGTAAAGAAGTAGTCACTCGAATGGGCCGCGTGGATATCCTGATTAACAATGCGGGTATGAATCAACCCCAGGCAATCGATGAAATTACGGACGATGTGTGGGATAGAATCGTGGAAGTCAATCTTTCTTCCATCATGGCACTGACACGAGCTGTCGTTCCAGATATGTGTTCCCGCAAGTGGGGCAGGGTGGTGCACATTTCGTCAATCATGGGGATCATTTCCAAAGATCGTCGCAATGCTTACTCCGCTACCAAGCGGGCATTAATCGGACTTGCACAGGCAAGCGCACTCGATTTAGGTGCCCACAATGTCACGGTGAATTGTATCGCACCTGGCCCATTTCTGACCGACATGCCGATGTCGTTACTTTCTGATGTTGAAAAGCAGCAATTTGCGGCAATGACCGCACTGAATCGGTGGGGACAACCATCAGAATTAGTGGGTCCAGCCTTGTTCCTGTGTAGTGAAGCCGCTAGCTACGTTACAGGAGAAGTGCTAGTCGTGGATGGGGGCTATACAATACGATAG
- a CDS encoding DUF1501 domain-containing protein: MLVVPGLTGKDTCDGTTRRDLLRIGGSGLLGFTLADLFRAKSVANEKVSEGGPGFGKAKSVILVYLQGGPSHLDLWDPKDNVPEKNKSVFKPIATKTPGVQFTELLPTLAKSTERFSLIRSMSYTPVGLFNHTAAIYQMLTGYTTDKVSPSGQLEPPTPKDFPNFGCNIIRLKPPTEPVLPFVMMPRPLQESNVVGKGGTAGFLGKAYDPYTLYPAGDDNDMAKMSRIRTEDLELRPDVNEIRLNRRATLRDTIVKGMPELEKATEKFELKEYYGKALGLVLSGKTRDAFDLTKENAAMHNRYGKNTFGQCCLLARRLVEAGTRVVEINWPKVANSDNHSWDVHAGLSGRMKNKAAPMLDTGLAALIDDLDERGLLSETLVVAVGEFGRSPQRGVSTSGNQNQDDGRDHWPYCYTAVIAGAGIKRGYVHGKSDKTGSAPLENPVHPTDLLATIYHSVGIEPETIVYNHLNQPRELVKGSVIGGLIG; this comes from the coding sequence ATGCTTGTTGTACCAGGGCTTACTGGAAAAGATACTTGTGATGGAACCACTCGCCGCGATCTTCTACGTATTGGCGGCTCGGGCCTGCTCGGGTTTACTCTGGCCGATCTCTTTCGGGCAAAAAGTGTTGCAAACGAAAAAGTATCCGAAGGTGGGCCCGGCTTTGGCAAAGCAAAAAGTGTCATTCTTGTTTACCTGCAAGGTGGACCAAGCCATCTGGATTTGTGGGATCCCAAAGATAACGTTCCTGAAAAGAATAAAAGTGTTTTCAAGCCGATTGCAACAAAAACACCAGGTGTGCAGTTTACCGAACTGCTTCCAACACTGGCAAAATCTACTGAACGCTTCAGCTTGATTCGATCCATGAGTTACACGCCTGTCGGGCTGTTTAACCATACTGCAGCGATCTATCAGATGCTGACTGGCTACACTACAGACAAAGTTTCACCTTCTGGCCAATTAGAGCCACCCACACCAAAGGATTTTCCCAACTTTGGCTGCAATATCATTCGCTTGAAGCCACCCACCGAACCGGTGCTTCCATTTGTGATGATGCCCCGCCCACTGCAGGAATCGAACGTGGTTGGGAAAGGTGGGACAGCCGGTTTCTTAGGGAAAGCATACGATCCCTACACGCTGTATCCAGCAGGCGACGATAACGATATGGCCAAGATGAGCCGTATCCGCACCGAGGATCTGGAATTACGACCTGATGTGAACGAAATTCGTTTGAATCGTCGTGCGACGTTGCGGGATACCATTGTTAAAGGGATGCCCGAACTGGAAAAAGCCACCGAAAAGTTTGAATTGAAAGAGTATTACGGCAAGGCTCTTGGCTTGGTGCTTTCCGGGAAAACTCGCGATGCTTTTGATTTGACCAAAGAAAACGCTGCGATGCATAATCGGTATGGCAAAAATACGTTTGGTCAGTGCTGTCTGCTGGCCCGTCGGCTTGTAGAAGCGGGTACCCGCGTGGTGGAAATTAATTGGCCCAAAGTTGCCAATTCGGACAATCACTCGTGGGATGTCCATGCGGGCCTCTCAGGTCGAATGAAAAACAAAGCTGCCCCCATGCTGGATACTGGCCTCGCAGCGTTAATTGACGATCTTGATGAACGTGGCTTACTGAGCGAAACCCTGGTTGTTGCGGTCGGTGAATTCGGACGCAGTCCTCAGCGTGGTGTCAGCACCAGCGGAAACCAGAATCAGGATGATGGTCGCGACCACTGGCCATACTGCTACACTGCAGTCATCGCAGGTGCAGGCATCAAACGTGGTTATGTCCATGGAAAATCGGATAAAACTGGCTCTGCTCCACTGGAAAACCCTGTTCATCCCACCGATCTGCTAGCCACAATTTACCACAGTGTGGGGATTGAGCCTGAAACGATCGTTTACAACCACCTGAACCAGCCACGCGAGTTGGTCAAGGGTAGTGTCATCGGCGGATTGATCGGCTAA
- a CDS encoding methyltransferase encodes MFKLDRRRQVAELMDDPQVPVGNHHQALRGLSRINWFSNSSGILFKPIQQIAQSHPGHQLTLLDIATGGGDVVIRLKNKCERLGIPIKFSATDISQTALDMAAKKPGAKGIHWFQHNIINDGILQNYDIVISSLFIHHLEEEELHVVLQRFREIARKAILINDLRRCVCGWWAAKIIPRFLSRSRIVHFDGPVSVAGAFTSEELLHYARQAGWEGAKVQHVFPWRMLLEWHTPKLEAA; translated from the coding sequence ATGTTTAAATTAGATCGCAGACGACAAGTTGCCGAATTAATGGATGATCCCCAGGTGCCGGTGGGTAACCACCACCAGGCACTGCGTGGGTTGAGTCGGATCAACTGGTTCAGCAACAGTTCCGGTATCCTTTTTAAACCAATCCAGCAAATAGCCCAGTCTCATCCCGGGCATCAACTTACACTGCTGGACATTGCCACTGGTGGGGGTGATGTCGTAATTCGCCTGAAGAATAAATGCGAACGCCTGGGAATACCTATCAAATTCAGTGCCACGGACATTAGCCAGACGGCACTGGATATGGCTGCAAAAAAACCGGGTGCCAAGGGAATCCACTGGTTTCAACATAATATTATCAATGATGGAATATTGCAAAATTACGATATTGTAATTTCATCGTTGTTTATTCACCACCTGGAAGAAGAAGAGCTACACGTGGTGCTGCAGCGATTTCGGGAGATCGCCCGCAAAGCCATACTGATTAACGACTTGCGTCGTTGCGTGTGCGGCTGGTGGGCAGCAAAAATTATTCCCAGATTTTTGTCTCGGTCGCGAATTGTTCATTTCGATGGCCCCGTTTCCGTGGCAGGTGCTTTCACTTCAGAAGAATTACTGCATTACGCACGCCAGGCGGGCTGGGAAGGTGCCAAAGTCCAGCACGTTTTTCCGTGGCGCATGTTGTTGGAATGGCACACACCGAAACTGGAAGCTGCGTAA